A stretch of Aedes aegypti strain LVP_AGWG chromosome 2, AaegL5.0 Primary Assembly, whole genome shotgun sequence DNA encodes these proteins:
- the LOC5579333 gene encoding general odorant-binding protein 67 produces MKIVIATCFLVGLLLRFLVAGEDDVCKNGSPTNKSLWDCCNMPNLVNQDIRADCHQKYGEQTMKQMKLEGTPRGCCIAECQLNATGLYADGMIKRDEMTTMFMDSVKDTPEWQPMVRDLLDECFREAEANKDIIAAGAMLEPSFEGEKICHPISGAIMRCMNKNLFLMCPKESFTEGPECTQLMDYFKMCNGI; encoded by the exons ATGAAGATTGTTATCGCTACCTGCTTCCTCGTCGGACTACTTCTGCGGTTTCTCGTAGCTGGAGAAGACGATGTCTGTAAAAATGGTTCTCCCACGAATAAG AGCCTCTGGGACTGTTGCAATATGCCAAATCTGGTCAACCAAGACATCCGTGCCGATTGTCATCAAAAGTATGGTGAACAAACTATGAAGCAGATGAAATTGGAGGGAACTCCTCGAGGATGC TGCATCGCCGAATGCCAACTGAACGCAACCGGTCTATACGCGGATGGAATGATCAAGCGGGACGAGATGACCACGATGTTCATGGACTCCGTTAAGGATACACCCGAATGGCAACCGATGGTACGTGATCTGCTGGACGAATGCTTCCGTGAGGCCGAGGCCAACAAGGACATCATCGCAGCCGGAGCCATGCTGGAACCTAGCTTCGAAGGGGAGAAGATTTGCCACCCAATTTCCGGTGCGATCATGCGCTGTATGAACAAGAATCTGTTCCTCATGTGCCCGAAGGAAAGCTTCACCGAAGGACCGGAATGTACCCAGTTGATGGATTATTTTAAAATGTGCAACGGAATTTGA
- the LOC5579332 gene encoding general odorant-binding protein 67, translating to MKFVILITIAVAALLQLAVHGADNPCANGPPVQKNPMECCNTPMLLDKDIMMDCYQKYGDQTKKQMKLEGVPRGCCIAECGLNATGLYSNGMIKRDDMTKMFMDSVKDMPEWQMLVRDTLDECFKMAESKMDEIQAGAMLEPSFEGEKICHPISGTILRCMGMNLFVKCPAGVYNESDECNQLKEYSKMCPIM from the exons ATGAAGTTCGTCATTTTAATTACGATTGCAGTAGCAGCATTGCTGCAGTTAGCTGTTCATGGAGCCGATAATCCTTGTGCTAATGGCCCTCCCGTACAAAAG AACCCAATGGAGTGCTGCAACACACCCATGCTCCTAGACAAAGACATCATGATGGACTGCTACCAAAAGTACGGCGATCAAACCAAAAAGCAAATGAAACTGGAAGGTGTTCCTCGTGGTTGT TGCATTGCTGAATGCGGCCTGAACGCCACCGGCTTGTACTCAAACGGAATGATCAAGCGGGACGACATGACCAAGATGTTCATGGACTCGGTTAAGGATATGCCCGAGTGGCAGATGTTGGTCCGCGATACACTGGACGAGTGCTTCAAGATGGCCGAATCGAAAATGGACGAAATCCAGGCCGGTGCCATGCTGGAACCAAGCTTCGAAGGCGAGAAGATTTGCCATCCCATTTCCGGTACCATTCTGCGATGCATGGGAATGAACCTGTTCGTAAAGTGTCCGGCCGGAGTGTACAACGAAAGCGATGAGTGCAACCAACTGAAGGAGTACTCCAAGATGTGTCCGATTATGTaa
- the LOC5574884 gene encoding uncharacterized protein LOC5574884, which produces MHLSALFFTVVSFLGSFCFAINPCIEGPPVNKSPSECCTTPALIDPPLMMKCFQKWGEQTKRQSKMDGIPRGCCVADCAMEGTKLISKGKFNREKARKVFMAVVKDQPQWQPIVNETLDECFKQADENMAEIEAGAKLKPSYKGEKICHPISGSILRCMNMKLFSKCPNDLFNSGPECDQLKLYLEKCPLN; this is translated from the exons ATGCATTTGTCAGCTTTGTTTTTCACCGTTGTGAGCTTTTTGGGAAGCTTTTGCTTCGCCATAAATCCATGTATTGAAGGACCTCCTGTTAATAAG AGTCCATCGGAGTGCTGCACGACGCCTGCTTTGATTGACCCACCGTTAATGATGAAATGCTTTCAAAAATGGGGTGAACAAACCAAGCGGCAATCGAAAATGGATGGAATTCCACGAGGATGC TGCGTTGCGGATTGCGCCATGGAGGGAACCAAGCTGATCTCCAAAGGTAAATTCAATCGTGAAAAAGCACGCAAAGTTTTTATGGCAGTCGTTAAGGATCAACCGCAGTGGCAACCCATAGTAAACGAAACCCTTGATGAATGTTTTAAGCAAGCTGACGAAAATATGGCCGAAATTGAAGCAGGGGCCAAACTGAAACCAAGCTACAAAGGGGAAAAGATTTGCCACCCCATATCCGGAAGTATTCTTCGATGTATGAACATGAAATTGTTCTCCAAATGCCCAAACGATTTGTTCAATTCCGGACCGGAATGTGATCAGTTGAAGCTCTACCTTGAAAAATGCCCTTTAAATTAG
- the LOC110675294 gene encoding protein THEM6-like, with amino-acid sequence MLCTVFGIVLGVLVALYALFELHYFLRMCLCVVAARYIKKRMHILDTATVTGLCLTNDIDTLLYHMNNARYLREVDFARVDFYERTLLYRTIRSKGGSVVQGATTIRYRRFIRPFTRFKISSRIVYWDNQSIFMEHRFIGAGDGFIHCIALCRQRVIECSAEDVMATLLKGNATATSSTECLDRLENGGGAIIVGNGGSEYVSSSKLKPDMPPEVAKWLEWNEISSANLRNEC; translated from the exons ATGTTGTGCACCGTGTTTGGAATCGTGTTGGGAGTGCTGGTTGCCCTGTACGCCCTGTTTGAGTTGCATTATTTCCTGAGGATGTGCCTTTGTGTGGTAGCGGCCCGGTATATCAAGAAGCGGATGCATATTCTGGACACGGCCACTGTCACTG GACTCTGCCTCACCAACGATATCGACACGCTGCTTTATCACATGAACAATGCTCGCTACCTTCGGGAGGTGGACTTCGCCCGGGTGGACTTTTACGAGCGTACGCTCCTCTACCGGACGATCCGCAGCAAGGGAGGTTCCGTCGTCCAAGGAGCAACGACCATTCGCTATCGGAGATTCATTCGCCCCTTTACGCGGTTCAAAATCAGTTCCAGG ATTGTTTATTGGgataatcaatcaatttttatggaGCATCGATTCATCGGAGCAGGCGACGGGTTCATCCATTGCATAGCGCTTTGTCGCCAGCGGGTCATCGAATGCTCTGCGGAGGATGTCATGGCGACACTGCTAAAAGGCAATGCTACCGCGACCAGTTCGACGGAGTGCTTGGATCGGTTGGAAAATGGCGGTGGGGCAATCATAGTAGGCAACGGGGGCAGTGAGTACGTTAGTAGCAGCAAGTTGAAACCGGACATGCCGCCGGAAGTTGCCAAATGGTTGGAGTGGAACGAAATTTCTAGCGCCAACCTGCGGAATGAATGCTGA
- the LOC5574883 gene encoding uncharacterized protein LOC5574883: protein MKATVTSVLVLLAISHATLADPAAPDNVPASCLNKNFNVDPFECCKTPKLLDEGTVKECVHSFPPPQNAQDEIKPDCMSECVMNSTRIFDRRQNVNDAKAMETFLEKLNGKSVWAEIVQKAVKQCLDDADNRKEEFSRDMKALQQKFPKERICSPAAGFIMECVHVSVYKNCPASIFKDNLAGCPAIKKHLNIDNCPFYTIFPEKKAPKPVKRH from the exons ATGAAGGCAACCGTCACGTCCGTCCTAGTCCTGCTCGCCATATCCCACGCCACTCTGGCCGATCCTGCTGCCCCAGACAATGTCCCCGCCAGCTGTTTAAACAAAAACTTCAATGTCGATCCGTTCGAGTGCTGTAAAACTCCCAAACTTCTCGACGAGGGCACCGTCAAGGAATGCGTCCATTCTTTCCCTCCTCCACAGAATGCTCAGGATGAGATCAAACCGGAT TGCATGTCCGAGTGCGTGATGAACAGCACAAGAATCTTTGATCGCCGTCAGAACGTGAACGATGCTAAAGCGATGGAGACCTTCCTGGAGAAGCTGAACGGTAAATCGGTGTGGGCCGAAATCGTCCAGAAGGCCGTCAAGCAGTGCCTGGATGACGCCGACAACCGCAAGGAGGAGTTCAGCCGAGACATGAAAGCTTTGCAGCAGAAGTTCCCCAAGGAGCGCATCTGTTCGCCGGCTGCCGGATTCATCATGGAGTGCGTCCACGTGTCGGTTTATAAG aaCTGCCCAGCTTCAATATTCAAGGACAATTTGGCGGGATGTCCCGCGATCAAGAAGCATTTGAATATAGACAACTGTCCGTTCTACACGATTTTCCCGGAAAAGAAGGCCCCCAAGCCAGTGAAGCGTCACTAG